The DNA window CTCCACAAGGAACTGAATGATGTACGGCAAGTGTGGGTAACCATTCGGATACATCTTCACATCGGtggccagcagcaggaggGCGAACGTGAAGATCCAAGCGCCCACATTCGGAGCAGGTGAACAGATATCTCTAGGTGGCCAAGGGCTTATCGATATCCGGAAGACGAGGTGAATCAGAGCGGCAGTGCTAACCGCTTCATAAGAAGCCATCATCAAaattctttttcaaaaaaacaattttacaaACACTGATCTTGCTGTAAACGAGTTAAATACACACGATTGCTTGACACCATGCTGTAGAGTAACTCTAGCCCGTCATTTAAACCTTCAATGTGAACTTGATTTGCTCACGACTTCTTAGGCTTTAAGAGTACCTGCAGCCCGTCATTTACTTCTCCAAAATGAACTTGATTTGCTCACGACTTCTTAGGCCTTGTACTAACATATACAACTTATAATTTGTAGTTACAAATTATTCAAAACTAAAACTGAGAGTTTCTAGTCAGGCTTTCGAACACAGTTTCAGTCAAAATTCGGTTTCGAGTGCAAACAGTAACTGGAGCATTCGGGGAAATTGGGAAATTCAAAGTCTGcacaaaattaaaagaatGGGGCAAAAAAGACATCGAACATATTGTCCCCCCACTTACAAGCGCCAGAAAGTGGCGCGCATCACCAACAATGGCTACCTCAACTTTATGACCGAGTACAAGAAGCGCTTTTACGGACTCTCTCCACAGGACATGGTGCATTATGCGGCTAAGCAGTGGACCCAGCTGTCTTCGGCTGAGAAGGAAGCTTTCAAGAGCAAGGTAAATCGGATATACATATAGCCCATAAGGACTTATCCAAAACGTATATTTAAAAGAAGCCGCCGACGGTCGTTTTCAAGGGCCCAGCACAGAAAGTGGCCTGTGATTTGAAAAGCGATGCCGCCGGAGGACAGCAAAGGTCTTGCCAAAGACAGTCTCCATACGCTCGGAGCAGGGAATCAGAGAGGAGATTGTCCAGATCGAAGACCTCGTGCAAATCCGCAAAGAATCAACAGCGAGGGAAGCCAAGGCCTCCGCAAACCATGCGCAGCCTCAATCACATGGGCTCGGCAGTGGCCTATATCCACTTCCTGCGCAAGTTCCAAAGGAAGCATACCGAGATGGCCACCACCGATCTGCTGAAGACGGCGACTCGATTGTGGTGCCGGCTGCCCGAAAGCCATCGCCATGCGTTTGAGAGGCCACTTTGGTGAGCTCCCCCATGGGTATATATAGAGCGTTTTCCGAGTAACGTCTTTTCTGTTTCAGGGTTGTTACCATAGGAAAATCCTAGGCTAGCAGTAGTAAGCAGTATGATTTGATACATTTTGTATAGTTCTCAAGACAAGAAGTCACTTTCACTTTTCtagattaaattaaatcccATGTTAGAGCAATCCAACTCCCTTGTTTTATTCGAAAGCCCATCCCGTCCAGTTGGGTCGTGCGGAAAGCGTTAGTAGTATTGGATGTAGTAATAATTGGCCGGTAAACTAGCAGCAGCCTTAATCCACATCGATAAGCATTGGCGATCGTGTGGAGAAGTGTGAAAATGGCCTGTGATATGCTGCTGCGGGCACAAATCCCCTGGAGCGACTAGAAAGCCGGCGTGGCATTTGGTCAGCTGCTAAACTACGCAGAACATACGTACGTGTAAGTTTTCTAAACACGcaaaggcaattaaaatttttaagcgACATACGAACCCCCACGAATTGCACGCAGTTAACAGGGAGCTGGACATCCCACAAAAAGATTGACTGCAGCAGCCAAGTGCGGGAAAACAGGAAAGGTGCCTCCTCCGCCGGGGCCACCGAAACGTGGCTACACTTGAATCGATCTGAATGGAGTTATTCAATCAATAACATTCTAATTTAGCTATAAGATTGCTCTTCTCTTACCACACCACAAATATTTGGAGCACACACTCTTCAATAGCTCGGAAATACATGAGTGGAGAGGTCCCGCGAACACCCTTTTCCATTACAACACCTCGTTGCCAAAGCAATCAGCCAGGCCATGTACCCTTTTGGCCATTGCAGCCGGCTTGTACAACATATCGTATGCTTAATGCATAACTAATGAACCAGCAGCTCCTACGTTTCCAGCACGACGCTCGACTCCAAGTCGCTGGTGGCTGCTGGCTGGCTCTTTTGTGCACTGGTGCATTGGTGCAATTGTGGCGAGGCTGTCACTAGGACATGCCACAATTGTTGGCCTTTAATACCAATGGTCCAATGCTGCACACTCCAACCAGCCAATCAGTTAGCCAGCTAGCCAGCCAGTGCAATCGAATGTACAAGTATCTGTTCGTTTTTGGCCGCAGAAATGCTTCGTGGTCCGCAAAGTGCCGCTGACGCCATCGAATTAGATTACAGAAACCGCTTTTGTACGAAAACTTTGGCTAATTAGATCTGGGGGTTCACTGAACTATGTATGTGTACATATTGCAAGGGCTGGATATTACttcaaattgtattttatgcCCTATAAGCGGGCGTTTGAGCGCACTCATTTGCATGGCAGCTGGACGGGATCGGGATGGGGATCGGGATGGGGATCGGGATGGGATCGGAGTTGGGCTGGGTTGGCTCGGAATGGAGTGGATTGCTGGAGCCTGGGAAGTGGAAGTGGCGGCGTAATTCGTTCTATACTCTACTCGCTTTGTCCCGGAGTGAGCATGCGATGGTACTCATAATCTGCATTCGGAATCTAATTCAATTAAGCAATGTTAATGGCCTGGCTGCGGGACGGGTACAGCTGCGGAAAACCATTAGTTACATACCTTTACCTTTAACATATAAATGGGTGGTGGTACAAAAATCACTGGTCCCGGGTTCAAGTCCCACTGCTTATACGAAACTTACAAATTGAACTAGCTAGTTAATGGTATTTACGGTAATGGTAATATTGTATCTTAGCGATACAATTTGTCCTTCTGTACATATAAATTCTATGCTAGCTATCAATAAATTATCCATCATAAGTCATATTTTCTTTCCCTGCAAATGCTTACTTAGGTGGGAAGCCACATAACGTGAGCATCCAGGAGATGTGCTGCCCGTTCTCGCCGAGACCGGATTGAATTTCCACCCTATAGATCCATAGATCCGCCATCCGCTCCGAACTTTTCTGCTGACCGCAACtgtgcacacacactcgcccTGCCATCTGTGTATAAATgtttatacacacacatatatgtatatatatgttctGGCCTGGCCGAAACTGATCTGGGCAAAGTGATTGTTCGGTCGGTAAGGCAGCTAGGCATCTTTTGGTTATTTGGTGCGCATTGGTCCCAAATCGAATTGCAGCTCGGAACCGCTGGCCAGGAATAGGAATGTGGCATGCAGTGTGCAGAGTGGAGTACTGGCGGAGCAATTAAGCGGAGCAGGAATGATTTCGCCGGCCATGGAAGACAAAACGAGAGCATGTGAGGGGCAGAACAATGCAGTTGGGACTGGGACTTGGCTTTCATAAATGAAATTGGCggcaataaaagaaattaaaaattataattgcaaTAATACTGAGCTGCTTACGGGCAGAAGTGGAGCTCTGCCAAGTGAAGTAATTTGAAACCAGGCGGGTTATTATTTGCCTTTATTAGTTCATTCgctttttgcgctgataacgtaatattttttaatgccAGCAGGTTGCATGTTTTTTACTCGTTCAATGACTTGTTGCGCTTTTCCACTTAACTTTTCTTCAAAAAAGTTAAGCCAGGAGCCTATAAAATCTAGTCGGGAACTGTTAGCAATACGGCTGAAATAAAGCATTTTCGAAACGATATTTGCTATGCACACATATTATTTTGCATATGCTGCACCTGTCGTTTGTGCAATCGAAAATTCTCAGGAAGGCGAACTGATTTTAAACTGGCTCAGCCAGCAATTCGAGCTTTTGCGCATGCTCAATGCGAAACCTTACAGTGTTGGCTGACACATTTCGCTGGATACCTTCATATCCGGTACTCATGGAGCATATCAGCATATGGCTGGCTACTACCAAAACCATTTTGCAGAATCACAAGCAAATCCGTCTTGGCAGCGTGTAACTTTGGGTCACTGAACTACACTTTTGTTAAATGTCAGCGTAAATGGGCAAAATGAAATACACCTTACAAGCTCCTAACCAACTTGTTCATAATCGCAAAACTTCCTGTTAGAGCAGCGAATTGAAACAGTTGGCACTTTGTTTTTCGAACTTGACATATGTAAGCCGATCGGCAAACGACTCAAATTATTGCGAAAATGGGACATTCGAATCGTAAAAGTGATGACGAAGCCGGAAGAGCACAGACATTATGGTAATCCAAGAACCCCCAATAAATTTAGCAAGAAACTGCCTCTTTATTATAACGAAAGAAGCTAAGCCTTAATTAAAACCCAGGCCAGTGGGATGAGGATTTGGCCAAAAGAGGAGCTAAGACCCATCTGGCTTGTTAGCAAACAGTAAAACGAGCTAATGACGTACATCTGATGAAAACCCTTGCACTTTCTCCTCCACCGAGTTGTGATGAAGATGGCAGCCTCCCATGCGTTTAGCACCATGAAGATACTCTGCTAATGGCCAGTTAGCACATGGCTTAATCTTACCTAGCAGTTTGTGTGCCATATGGATATGAGTTTGCTATAATTAGATGCTTTGACATTTCGAGGAACCAGATCTGCGCAAATTATCATATTTGGCTGATTCCATCGATCTGAGCCGCTTTCAATGCCAATTTAACGATATTGGCTCAATTGTTCTGGCAGCATCCGGCTGGAAATGgatatggaaatggaaatggtggTATTCGATGGTGGTGTTCGATGGAAACACCTACCCATGATGGCAATGCCAATTTCGCGGATTGCCAGCCAGCCGGGTGCAACTGTCTCATTGTCCCAGCACAATGGCAACGGAATATGCATATGCGACGACTCCCTGGCCGCCTGACAGGTACAAAAATGCTGTCTGCCCCTTTGGTGAACTTCATTCATGCCCCGGATCGCAGCTCGGATTGCATTGCATTGCAGTGGATTGCAGTGGATTGCAGTGGAGTGTGGAGTGAGCGGCCAAAATCGCGGCAACATCGactaaaacattttaataaaaacttaCACAGCAACGGCCGCGGTGCAGCTGAAACAGAAAAGCAAACACAAAGCGAGCAACAAGCCGAGCCGAAGCCCCAAAACTGGttcctggctggctggctaaGTCTAAGCCCGATCCACGGCTCCAACTCCTATGGAAATGCAACATGGTGGTCTCTTACATATTTACCTTTGACTTAACAGACGCTGTTAGCGCTCCAGATTCTCTGTCCGCGCAGCgcaaacatatacatatgaacATATCTGTGTATGTACATGCACCTGCAGATCGTGGATCGCAGTACCTGTGCTCCACAACCAAAGCCTttcgcgtgtgtgtgtgtgggtatgGTGTGGTATCCATCAGCTGGCAAACGAGTAACCCCCGAAAAACCAGTTTTACCGCAAAGCGAGCGAATGCCTGCTCGATTCCAATACGTTCCACCTGGGATCGGGTAGCGCccacttgttgctgctgcgcgaGACAGGTAAAGCGAAACAGTACCGATCCGACCGCCGAGCCGACACCACGTACCACGTACTTTCGCGCAGTGCAGCACGACGAGTATGAGCTTGTGCCCCAACGCAGCGCTATTGCTATAAGGTGGCTGGCGCGATACCGGTTTTCGAGCTGGTATGAATATGCCCAAGAGCTAATTTTTAAAGAGTTATCTCTCGAGAAAATGTGTAAAGTTCAGAATGGTCCGTTTGTGGCGACGTGTGATGTGTGGATGTGTGATGTGTGTGGTGGATCCAAGGCAACCTGAAGCTGCAGCCATGGAAGCCTGAAAAGGGCATACCACGCACACATCTCGAAATAGCACCCCGTTTAAATAACAAAGAAGCCCCGAGTGGCAAACAAAGCCTTCACGCCATCGTTAAATCTAAAATCGTACCTTTGTACACAAATTTAATCCCGAGAGCAAGACTTTCTCTTGCcaatttttcagtttttttttgtttacccAACACAACTCACCGTGGAGTGAAAACGGAAAACAGAgaacaaaaaacaaacgaaaccATCATCGTTTTGGCGAATATCAAAGGATAGAACACTAATGTGGAATGTGAACGTGATCGCCGTATTAAGCAAATCGCATTTATCGACCGGGATTTCTGCGGCATTTGCCAAGAACCAAAAAACAAGCAATAaaacagccaaaaaaaaaacagaaaaaaacgTTTTCTGTCAGATCGGCAAATGAGGTCACGTATGTCGAGATTTGTGTAAGAAACTTACACAGTCGTGTTCACTGTACAGGCATACGTAGATAGTCATCGACTTGCCATGCTACTTTTACTACATGCTACCAAACTCCCACGCGCCGCTTTGTTGGCCAGCTTTTCGCGAAACATTATGGCTTATAATTAATCCAAGAGGGCAACCTCCAAACAGTAATTAAAATTCACTCCAGTGCGGCAAAACCGAACCGAAATCACTTCAAAACTCACTTCCAAACCGGTGATCCCGGTGATCATCAACTTCGAAATCATCAACTTCGATTCAATATGAGTTTTATGACTGAGAAATGCATAAAATAAGTATTACAACATCTCCAAATTTGTGCCGCGAGTGTTTTTAATCGAGTTTAACCCTGTTTTTTAGTGCGCAGATACAACATCTATTGAATAATATAGTAAATCGAAATGTAATTGAGGACCAAAAATCACCTTTGTTAAC is part of the Drosophila sechellia strain sech25 chromosome 3R, ASM438219v1, whole genome shotgun sequence genome and encodes:
- the LOC6612756 gene encoding protamine-like protein 99C isoform X2 → MGQKRHRTYCPPTYKRQKVARITNNGYLNFMTEYKKRFYGLSPQDMVHYAAKQWTQLSSAEKEAFKSKPPTVVFKGPAQKVACDLKSDAAGGQQRSCQRQSPYARSRESERRLSRSKTSCKSAKNQQRGKPRPPQTMRSLNHMGSAVAYIHFLRKFQRKHTEMATTDLLKTATRLWCRLPESHRHAFERPLWVVTIGKS
- the LOC6612756 gene encoding protamine-like protein 99C isoform X1 is translated as MGQKRHRTYCPPTYKRQKVARITNNGYLNFMTEYKKRFYGLSPQDMVHYAAKQWTQLSSAEKEAFKSKKPPTVVFKGPAQKVACDLKSDAAGGQQRSCQRQSPYARSRESERRLSRSKTSCKSAKNQQRGKPRPPQTMRSLNHMGSAVAYIHFLRKFQRKHTEMATTDLLKTATRLWCRLPESHRHAFERPLWVVTIGKS